Proteins found in one Flavobacterium channae genomic segment:
- a CDS encoding DNA polymerase III subunit, whose translation MLFKEILGQEHIKNHLTKSAEAGRIPHAQLFVGPEGSGTLPLAIAYAQYILCGNMGGENVGENTACNLKFEHFSHPDLHFVFPVASTDSVKSHAVSDNFMSEWRQFLTETPYGSLFDWLKNLGIQNKQGLIGVDEATEINKKLSLKAYEGGYKVMIIWMADKMNGASANKLLKLLEEPPAKTVFILITENTSDLLQTILSRCQVLDFIGLSESVIADALVSRENCDPSLAKKIAHQSEGNYNKALHILHKEEDEFPFDEWFVDWVRSAFRAKGNAAAINDLIAWSENIAATGRETQKQFLHYCIHFFRQALLLNYQAHDLVFLETNVPKFELEKFAPFVNGANITDIYKELEDAIYHIERNGNSKIILTDLSIKLTRLIHKNA comes from the coding sequence ATGCTTTTCAAAGAAATTTTAGGACAAGAACACATTAAAAATCACCTAACTAAGAGTGCTGAGGCGGGTAGAATTCCTCATGCGCAACTTTTTGTTGGACCCGAAGGTAGTGGAACATTGCCTTTAGCAATTGCTTATGCGCAATATATTTTGTGCGGTAATATGGGTGGCGAAAATGTTGGTGAAAATACCGCTTGTAATCTAAAATTTGAGCATTTTTCACATCCCGATTTGCATTTTGTTTTTCCGGTTGCAAGTACAGATTCTGTTAAAAGTCATGCTGTTAGCGATAATTTTATGAGCGAGTGGCGACAATTTTTAACAGAAACTCCTTACGGCAGTTTGTTTGATTGGCTTAAAAACTTAGGAATTCAAAACAAACAAGGGTTAATAGGGGTAGACGAAGCCACCGAAATCAACAAAAAACTTTCGTTAAAAGCTTATGAAGGCGGTTACAAAGTGATGATTATTTGGATGGCCGATAAAATGAATGGCGCTTCGGCAAATAAACTTTTAAAACTTTTAGAAGAACCGCCAGCTAAAACCGTTTTTATTTTAATTACTGAAAACACGAGCGATTTATTACAAACGATTTTATCGCGTTGTCAAGTTTTAGATTTTATAGGTTTGAGTGAAAGCGTAATTGCTGATGCTTTGGTTTCACGTGAAAACTGTGATCCTTCTTTAGCAAAAAAAATAGCACATCAAAGCGAAGGAAATTACAACAAAGCCTTACATATTTTACACAAAGAAGAAGACGAATTTCCGTTTGATGAATGGTTCGTTGATTGGGTAAGAAGTGCATTTAGAGCAAAAGGAAACGCAGCAGCTATTAACGATTTAATTGCTTGGAGCGAAAATATTGCTGCAACGGGTAGGGAAACACAAAAGCAATTTTTACATTATTGCATTCACTTTTTCAGACAAGCTTTACTGCTTAATTATCAAGCACATGACTTGGTTTTTTTAGAAACAAATGTGCCCAAATTTGAATTAGAAAAATTTGCTCCGTTTGTAAATGGCGCAAATATTACAGATATTTACAAAGAATTAGAAGATGCTATTTACCACATCGAACGCAACGGAAATAGCAAAATTATTTTAACCGATTTGTCTATCAAATTAACTCGATTAATTCACAAAAACGCATAA
- a CDS encoding DoxX family membrane protein, which yields MTQLAPLLVLAFLAITFLQSGYDKIKDWKGNVEWLNSHFSNTILAKQVPFALGIVLLLEIVSGVLCISGIIQHLVQDVVIRGLGFYGAILSCVTLLFLLFGQRLAKDYDGARTIVIYFIPAVMLVNWLS from the coding sequence ATGACACAATTAGCTCCACTTTTAGTTTTAGCTTTTTTAGCAATTACTTTTTTACAATCTGGATACGATAAAATTAAAGATTGGAAAGGCAATGTAGAATGGTTAAATAGTCATTTTTCTAATACCATTTTGGCAAAACAAGTTCCTTTTGCGCTTGGAATTGTATTACTTTTAGAAATTGTTTCTGGAGTTTTATGTATTTCTGGAATCATTCAACACTTAGTTCAAGATGTTGTAATTAGAGGATTAGGCTTTTATGGTGCTATTTTATCTTGCGTTACATTACTTTTCTTGTTGTTTGGACAGCGTTTAGCAAAAGATTACGATGGTGCAAGAACAATTGTAATTTATTTCATTCCTGCAGTAATGTTAGTTAACTGGTTGAGTTAA
- a CDS encoding lytic transglycosylase domain-containing protein, whose translation MNKILVTTSLFLSLFCFGQETAEKESLLTLPKMSYLDSLKTTFVNHSTSNCIDERWLSELANFELSNDMYNDIETIDIDAEVSYNLSTEVLKKRLAKMDAKSPFNIEYNQALENTIKAFLKNRPKAFERLMAVSEYYFPMFEEHLAKYNIPMELKYLAIVESALNPRAKSRVGASGLWQFMYPTGKQYNLEVNSYVDERYDPLKATEAACQYLSSLYGIFGDWSLVLASYNAGPGNVSKAIRRSGGSQNYWNIRKNLPRETANYVPAFLATFYIYEYRKEHNIMPKKAPLTYFETDTIMVKKQMSFKQISELLDIPEEQLEFLNPIYKLKVIPFLDDKAHYLRLPKNKMGLFVSNEEKIYAYLEYLDTYKEKTKTDFIPTTKDSAYVEAPKVERKTQFHTIKSGESLGKIADKYDVSIAELKKWNHIKGNNIQAGKKLKIYSDKKVIVQTEAKASKDGTYTVRSGDSLYSIAKKFPGVSAEDIKKWNDISGDNIQPGMKLKING comes from the coding sequence ATGAATAAAATTTTAGTAACCACATCTTTGTTTTTGTCGTTATTTTGCTTCGGACAAGAGACTGCAGAAAAAGAAAGTTTATTAACGTTGCCAAAAATGTCCTATTTGGATTCTTTGAAAACAACGTTTGTAAATCATAGTACAAGCAATTGTATTGATGAAAGATGGTTGTCGGAATTGGCTAATTTTGAGTTGTCAAACGACATGTACAATGATATCGAAACCATTGATATTGATGCCGAAGTTAGTTATAATCTTTCTACCGAAGTACTTAAAAAGCGTTTGGCTAAAATGGATGCCAAATCGCCATTCAATATTGAGTATAACCAAGCTTTAGAAAATACAATAAAGGCTTTTCTAAAAAATCGACCAAAAGCATTTGAGCGATTGATGGCGGTTTCTGAATATTATTTTCCAATGTTTGAAGAACACTTAGCAAAATATAACATTCCGATGGAATTGAAATATTTAGCAATAGTTGAATCTGCATTAAACCCAAGAGCAAAATCACGTGTAGGAGCGTCAGGATTGTGGCAATTTATGTATCCAACAGGTAAGCAATACAATCTTGAAGTAAATTCATATGTTGATGAGCGTTACGATCCTTTAAAAGCTACAGAAGCAGCTTGTCAGTATTTGTCAAGTTTGTACGGAATTTTTGGCGATTGGAGTTTGGTTTTAGCTTCATACAATGCTGGTCCTGGAAACGTTTCTAAAGCAATTCGTCGTTCTGGTGGTAGTCAAAACTATTGGAACATTAGAAAAAACTTACCTAGAGAAACGGCAAATTATGTGCCTGCATTTTTAGCTACTTTTTACATTTACGAATACAGAAAAGAACATAACATTATGCCTAAAAAAGCGCCATTGACGTATTTTGAAACAGATACGATTATGGTGAAAAAGCAAATGTCGTTCAAACAAATTTCTGAATTGTTAGATATTCCTGAAGAACAATTGGAGTTTTTAAATCCAATTTACAAACTAAAAGTAATTCCTTTTTTAGATGACAAAGCGCATTATTTGAGACTTCCAAAGAACAAAATGGGATTGTTTGTTTCTAACGAGGAAAAGATTTATGCTTATTTAGAATATCTAGATACGTATAAAGAAAAAACGAAGACCGATTTTATTCCAACGACAAAAGATTCTGCTTATGTAGAAGCACCAAAAGTGGAAAGAAAAACACAGTTTCACACGATTAAAAGTGGTGAAAGTTTAGGTAAAATTGCGGATAAGTATGATGTTTCGATTGCCGAACTAAAAAAATGGAATCATATCAAAGGAAATAACATTCAGGCTGGAAAAAAATTAAAAATATATTCCGATAAAAAAGTAATTGTTCAAACAGAAGCTAAAGCTAGTAAAGATGGGACTTACACCGTTAGAAGTGGCGATTCGTTATATTCAATTGCAAAGAAATTTCCAGGAGTTTCTGCTGAAGACATAAAAAAATGGAACGATATTAGTGGTGACAATATACAACCCGGAATGAAATTAAAAATT
- a CDS encoding phosphoglycerate kinase: MKTLNDFNFKNKKAIIRVDFNVPLDENFKVTDATRIEAAKPTIDKILKDGGSVILMSHLGRPKGVEAKYSLNHIVSKTEEILGQKVHFASDCIGEVAENAAKNLQAGEILLLENLRFYAEEEKGDVEFSKKLASLGDIYVNDAFGTAHRAHASTTIIAQFFENAKCFGYLLAKEIESIEKVLKNSEKPVVAILGGSKVSSKITVIENILDKVNHMIIGGGMTFTFVKALGGKIGNSICEDDKLDLAIEILKQAKEKGVQIHIPVDVVAADAFSNDANTQVVDVNHIPDGWQGLDAGPKSLEIFKRIILDSKTILWNGPLGVFEMETFAKGTISLGEFIAESTANGAFSLVGGGDSVAAVKQFGLEPKMSYVSTGGGAMLEMLEGRTLPGIAAILE, from the coding sequence ATGAAAACACTTAACGACTTCAATTTCAAGAACAAAAAAGCAATTATCAGAGTAGATTTTAACGTGCCTTTAGATGAAAACTTTAAGGTTACAGATGCAACAAGAATCGAGGCTGCAAAGCCAACAATTGATAAAATTTTGAAAGATGGAGGAAGTGTTATTTTAATGAGCCATTTGGGAAGGCCAAAAGGAGTTGAAGCTAAATACTCATTAAACCATATTGTTTCAAAAACAGAAGAAATTCTAGGTCAAAAAGTACATTTTGCATCAGATTGTATCGGTGAAGTAGCTGAAAATGCTGCTAAAAATTTACAAGCAGGCGAAATCTTATTGTTAGAAAACTTACGTTTTTATGCTGAAGAAGAAAAAGGTGACGTTGAGTTTTCTAAAAAACTAGCTTCATTAGGCGATATTTATGTTAACGATGCTTTTGGAACTGCTCACAGAGCACATGCTTCAACAACAATTATTGCTCAGTTTTTCGAAAATGCAAAATGCTTTGGTTATTTATTAGCTAAAGAAATTGAGAGCATCGAAAAAGTATTAAAAAATTCAGAAAAACCAGTTGTAGCAATCTTAGGAGGAAGTAAAGTTTCTTCTAAAATTACGGTAATTGAAAATATTTTAGACAAAGTAAATCACATGATTATTGGTGGTGGAATGACATTTACTTTTGTAAAAGCACTTGGAGGAAAAATTGGAAATTCTATTTGTGAAGATGATAAATTAGATTTAGCAATCGAAATTTTAAAACAAGCAAAAGAAAAAGGAGTTCAAATTCACATTCCAGTTGATGTAGTTGCGGCTGATGCTTTTTCAAATGATGCTAATACACAAGTAGTTGATGTAAATCATATTCCTGATGGATGGCAAGGATTAGATGCTGGGCCAAAATCATTAGAGATTTTCAAACGAATTATATTAGATTCAAAAACCATTTTATGGAATGGTCCTTTAGGTGTTTTTGAAATGGAAACATTTGCAAAAGGAACAATTTCATTAGGTGAATTTATTGCAGAATCTACAGCTAATGGCGCTTTTTCATTGGTAGGTGGTGGTGATAGTGTGGCTGCTGTTAAGCAATTTGGACTAGAGCCAAAGATGAGTTACGTTTCTACCGGTGGTGGAGCGATGTTGGAGATGCTTGAAGGGAGAACCTTGCCTGGAATTGCAGCTATTTTAGAATAA